A DNA window from Dendrosporobacter quercicolus contains the following coding sequences:
- the bioB gene encoding biotin synthase BioB, with translation MNALDIVDLGEKVLNGRFITSEEALALTATVNQDIPLLAAYANKIRQQFAGNTVDMCGIISARTGRCSENCKFCAQSVHHQTAIAAHPLLSTEAIVNAARQARANGAKRTSIVTSGRGMDNQSLFLAIVAAIQAIHRETDLSVCANLGAITPDQAKILAAAGVRRYAHNLETSRRFYPEICTTHSFEDRLSTIQAAQSAGLELCTGGIIGLGESWQDRIDLAFTLREIGVHSVPLNILNPIKGTALEQSVPPTPLECIKTFAIFRFILPGVVIRPAGGREINLRDMQGALMLSGVNGLIVGHYLTFTGRAAPADFTMVTDAGLFPA, from the coding sequence CTGAACGCACTGGACATTGTCGATTTAGGGGAAAAAGTTCTGAACGGCCGGTTCATCACCTCTGAAGAAGCGTTGGCGCTGACGGCAACGGTAAACCAGGATATCCCGTTGCTAGCCGCTTACGCCAACAAAATCCGGCAACAGTTCGCCGGAAATACAGTTGATATGTGCGGCATTATCAGCGCCCGTACAGGACGCTGCTCTGAAAACTGTAAGTTTTGCGCCCAGTCTGTTCATCACCAGACAGCCATAGCCGCCCATCCGCTACTGTCAACCGAGGCTATCGTCAATGCCGCCAGGCAGGCCCGGGCGAACGGCGCCAAGCGCACCAGCATTGTAACCAGCGGCAGGGGAATGGATAACCAGTCGCTGTTTTTGGCCATTGTCGCCGCTATTCAGGCAATTCACCGGGAAACAGACCTGTCGGTCTGCGCCAACCTTGGCGCCATTACTCCTGATCAGGCGAAAATACTGGCCGCCGCCGGAGTCCGGCGCTATGCCCATAATCTTGAAACCAGCCGCCGTTTCTATCCCGAAATCTGTACCACCCACTCCTTTGAGGACCGTCTGTCAACAATTCAGGCAGCGCAGTCCGCCGGCCTGGAACTGTGCACCGGAGGCATCATCGGGCTGGGAGAAAGTTGGCAGGACCGTATTGACCTGGCGTTTACCCTGCGGGAAATCGGGGTGCATTCCGTGCCGCTGAATATTCTTAATCCGATCAAAGGCACGGCCCTGGAGCAGTCTGTCCCGCCCACGCCGCTGGAATGTATCAAAACCTTTGCCATTTTCCGGTTTATTCTGCCGGGCGTTGTTATCCGGCCGGCCGGCGGCCGGGAAATCAACCTCCGCGACATGCAGGGAGCTTTAATGCTGTCCGGCGTCAACGGCCTGATTGTCGGCCACTATCTTACTTTCACCGGGCGGGCTGCGCCGGCCGACTTCACCATGGTAACGGATGCCGGTTTATTTCCGGCCTAG